In Acidisarcina polymorpha, the DNA window GGAATTTTTCTCCACGACTTGGTTTCGCTTACCAAATCGATTCTAAGACAGTCGTACGCGGATCGTTCGCGTTCATGTACCTTCCGACCAGCGGTAACATCACGAGCTATGGGGACGCCCCGGGCGTTACATACAGCACCCAAGCCAGCAACAATCCCACGCAGATCGCGAATTATTCAGCCCTTCCCGGACAAGGCCTTAGCTCCGTGTCTGATCTATTTACACCCGCGCAAATCACCACTTTCGAGCACAACACTCACGCGGCTAACATCCAGACAACACAGACCATCGTGGGCACTGGCGGAGTCAACATTCATTCCCACATGCCGAGAGAATCCGACTGGGGTCTCAGTGTCCAGCGCCAGTTGCCCGGCGGCTGGCTAATGGAACTCATTTATTCGGCGAATTACAGTGACTCGCTGTTAGCGGAGGCGACGCCAAGCCGTTTCCCGGCCAATCTACATACGGGCGGTCCCAACGGCTCCAATGCCAGCATTTACACAACCCCGGTTGCGGCGCCGTTCGGTTCACAAATCCCGTGCATCAATCCCAACAGCTGCGGCATCATCGGGTCGACCATGAGCCTCGGAATACTCGAGTATCCGTATCCCTACTATGGTCCGACGCTTGTCGAGGACTCAAATATTGGGAAGTCGAACTATGAGAGTGGCAGTGTAAGAGTTGAGCACCGATACAATAGCGGGCTCTACCTCTTGTTCAATTACACCTACAGCAAATCCCTAGACGACGCTGGCGGCGCGGACAATAATCTGGGGGGGCCCGGCACGGGGACCGGCACCGGCGGCAAGCCATACCAAACCGTCTACACTATCGCCAGCTCGTACGGTCTGAGCTCGCTCGATGTGGCTAACAAGGCAAGCCTGACGTATATATATGATCTTCCATTCGGGCAAGGGCGCAAATGGGTGAACCAGACCCAAGGTGTAGGACACGCGATCCTGAACGGCGTCGCTGGCGGCTGGAGCTTTGCTGGGCTTTCGCAGTGGTACTCAGGCACGCCAATCTCCATAGCGCCTCAAGGGACACAGCAGGATTCGGTCACTGTCTACAACTTTTACACGGGTCTATCACTTCTTCCGGGGTACACCCTTTCAGACCTCTTCGCCAAGAATTTCAGGGGGAACGGTTCTGTGAAGGTTCCGTACGGTGGAACTCCCAAGAGCGGGGCCGTGGGGCGATTCAATTGCGCGGCAGCGGAAAGCTATGGGGGTACCCCGCAGTCGAATTGTTGGACGGTGACGCCGTTCACCAACGGGAACATCCCTTCCGTAGTTGGTGAAGCCCGCAACCCGGGGAACTGGATAACGAATCTTTCCTTCATGAAGAATTTTCCCGTCGGTTCTGACGGGTCGCGCTACTTCCAACTCCGGCTCGAGGCGACTAACGCATTTAACCATCCGGGGTATGGCAACTACGACAACAACCCGCAGGACAGTACGTTCGGATATGTTATCAACCCCGCAAATGCGGAGAGGCACATGCAGGTGGGTGGGCGATTTGTCTTCTGATCTACTCCGTTGGCGCCGTTTTTTTCTGGGGAGAGGCGCAGGCCTCTCCCCAGCTATACTCTTGTGGTGAAGGCCACGCCGCTGTGAGAACCCTTTTGCCGCATCATTTCCACTTCGCGCTACTTTTCGCAACTGGGGCCGCGTTCGTGGGTCTGGTTCTTGTTCCCTGCATTGCCGCTGAACAAGGCCCTCCGACCGCGAGAAAGGCGACCTCCAATAGCTCTGACGTCCATCTCTTGGTCGGCAAACAATTTGGCGCTCAAGGGAAATGGAAGGAAGCCGAGGTCGAGTTGCGGACATTCAAGAATGAATATCCGGACTCAGTCGAAGCGGTGGTTCTCCACGGCGAGGCTCTTGTAGAAATCAACCAGCCGTTCGACGCGGCCCTGGAACTTCAAGAGTTTCTGCAGCAAAACCCCGATTCTCTGCGCGCACATGAGCTCTATGCGGTGCTGGCTGCCGGTCCACTCCGCGATGTAAACCTTGCGATTCGCGAACTCGAGATCTGCGTAAAGCTTGCACCAAAAGACTTTCAGGCATGGGAATCGCTCGGGGACGCGTACCTGGATCAAGCGAAAACGGAACAGGCCGTACACGCCTACGGTGAAGCGGTTCGATTCCGACCCGATGATCCGATATCGTCGGCATCTCTGGCCCACGCCTACGCCGAGGGCGGCGACGTGACCAAGGCCGCCGAGGAATTCAGACGGGCCAATGCTCTCACCAACCATCCTGGCCGGCCGGCGAAGAGTATCGCTACCGTCGAGTACCTATGGGGAAAATATCTGGCGGAGCAGGGTGAGGGAGCTGAAGGCGTCGCCGAACTGACGAAGGCCCTAGAGTTTAACCCTAAATCGGCCGATGCTTACTATTGGCGTGCTCGCGCTTACGAGAAGATGAACGACCGCGACCATGCTATTGGTGATGCGCTAAAGGCGATTGAGCTGTCGCCGGGGAGCAAAGAGGCCGCGCTGTTCCTAATCACGCAGTATCGCAAAGCCGGCGATATGCAAAACGCTCAGAAATACGCAGACCTGGCTCAGAGAATCACCGACACCGAGCAGGCTCAACAGACCTTCGGACGAGGTTTACGAGACACGCTGGACAAGGCGGAGCCGTTGCTACGGCAGGGGGAGTTTGCCGAGGCTATTCCGCTGTACGAGTCAATCGCGCAGCACCTGCCGACGTTTTACGAGGCGTACTTCGACCTCGGCACTTGCTACGCACAAACAGGGCGACTGAACGATGCCGAGATTGCGCTTCGGAAATACCTATCGTTCCAGCCTGTTTCTGCCGACGGCCACGCGGCTCTGGGCTTAGTCCTGGCAGAGCAAATTAAGAATGAAGGGGCGATTGCGGAATTTTCTCAGGCGATCCAGATAGATCCGACGCTGGTGGAGGCTCGCAAGGCGCTTGCCAATGAATATTTGCAACAAGGCGATCCCAAGGCAGCGGTCGGAGTGTTGCTTGCCGTCAAGAACGTACCGGACGCCGAAGTCGAAACAATGCTCGCGATTGCGTTAGGGAAGACGGGAGACTACTCCTCCGCGCTGGTGGCAGTAAATCGTGCCTTAGCGATCGACCCTGCAAGCGCGCAGGTTCAGCAGTTGAAGCAAGAGTTGCTAAGCGAGAGTACCGGCGCGCGGCAGCACTAGACAGCAATGCGTTCTCTCAAGCGAATGCACCTCACTGAAGCGCGGACCGCGGCGAGTTGGTTACCCAGCGGCTTCCCTATGCTTCGAGGAGGAGTCATATTGGCCGGACTGCTGCTGGTGGCTGCGACAACACGATCGCAAGAGAAGAGAGCCGGCAAGGCGCAGTTCCTCAACGTGACGAAATCAGCCGGCATCACGTTTGTCCATACGAAAGGGAAGCCCGGTGCGCCGATGATTCTTGCGGAGATGGCTCCAGGGGTGTGTGTAGGCGACTTCGACGGGGACGGCTGGCCGGATTTTTACATCGTCAACGGCGGAGACCTGGGTGTTCGCGGATCGCGCGATAGCAACGCTCTCTACCATAACAACGGTGATGGGACTTTTACCGACCTGACTACCAAAGCCGGTGTCCCCGGAACCTCATACGGTCTGGGGTGCGTTTGGGGAGACTACGATAATGACGGTCATCCGGACCTTTATGTATCACAGTACGGTGAAGACATTCTTTACCACAATAACGGCAACGGTACCTTCACCGACGTCACGGTCAAAGCGGGAGTGGGAGCAACGGAACTGGGCACCTCGTTTCACTCGGGAGCGACTTTCTTCGACTACGACCGAGACGGCTTACTTGATCTTTACGTGGGTGGATATGTGACCTTCGGCACTGATAGCCCACAGTCGTGCATTATCTATGGAATTACCACCAGCTGTGCACCCAGTGCCTACAATGGGAGCGCGAACGCACTCTATCACAACAATGGCGACGGGACCTTCACCAACGTGACTAAAGAGTCTGGCCTATTTACCAGCAATGGGAAGAATCTTTCGGTTGGCGCAGCCGACTACGACAATGATGGCTGGCCCGATTTGTTTGTAGCCAATGACGGGCAGTCCGCCAACCTCTATCACAACGAACGCAACGGCAGCTTCAAGGACATCGGACTGCTCGCGGGGATGGCGGTCGGCGGCCAGGGCGGGATCATGGCCGGAATGTGTATTTCGCTGGGCGACTACGACAACGATGGGTGGCTCGATCTTTACATCTCCGACTGGCAGGGAAGTTCGGACCACCTCTGGAAAAATGACGGCAAGGGCGGCTTCGACGAAATGAGCCACGAAGCGGGAATCACTCGCGCTACTTTGGACCACCTGAGCTTCGGCGGAGGCTTCCTTGACTATGACAACGACGGCCTTCTCGATTTGTTCATTGCCAATGGTCATGTATTTCCCGGAATTGAGCGCTCCTTCCCAAGAATCCACTATAAGCAGACCAATACTTTGCTTCACAACGAGGGCAAGATGGGCTTCATCGACATGAGCAGTTCTCAGGGACAGGACTGGCAGATACCAAACTCTGGCCGAGGTGCGGCGTTCGCGGACTTCGATAACAGCGGGAACCTCAACATTCTTGTGGGCAACGGAGGCGCCGCGCCTTCCCTCTGGCGTAACCAGGGTCGAAATGGAAATCATTTCATCAACATCAAGCTGATCGGCACCAAGAGCAATCGCGATGCGATCGGCGCACGTGTGCGGATTGAGGTTGGCGGCGTATCGCTCATCCAGGAGGTAGAGGGAGGCGGAAGCTATCTATCTCAAAGCGATCTCCGTCTTCACTTTGGTCTGGGAGCCGCGCGTGAAGTCCAGGCGGTCCAGGTGATGTGGCCGAGTGGCGCGCACCAAGAGTTTAATCACATGACAGCGGACAAGTTCTATTTGATCGAGGAAGGCCAGGAAGAAGTTAAATTACAGTACTTCGCAGGTCACCACGACGGGACTGGATTCGAATCTTCGATTAGTCGTGACACGAAGTTTAAGAAGGTTCCATAGATGAAGTGTGAAAGGGAACCAGACAGGTCGCATTGGCAAAGACTCGAGGGGCTTGGTTGGCACTCGAGCCTGCTGATCAAAGTCTCCATATGCTGTTGGCTGTGCTGGAGGACAGCAGCTACCATGAGTGGCCAGCAATCTGTCGGGGGTGGATGGTTTCTTGACGTGGCCCCGCGTTCCACCTTCTCCTACAAAACCAACAATGACTACACAGGGCGGAAGTATTTCCCGCAGCCTATGTGCGGGGGGGTGGCGATTTTCGATTACGATAACGACGGTCGAATGGACATCTTTCTCACGAATGGGGCCAAGCTTCCCGAACTTCAAAAGGTTGGGACTACCTACGACAACGCTCTATTGCGCAACAACGGCGACGGGACCTTTGAGGATGTGACCGTCAAAGCGGGACTGAAAGGCGCGGAAACGGGCTATAGTTTCGGCGTAGCGGCCGGGGACTACGATAATGACGGCAGGGAGGATCTGTTTGTCGCCAGTGCGGGCCGCAATACGCTTTACCACAACAACGGCGACGGGACGTTTTCGGATGTGACCGCGAACTCAGGGCTGGATGATAAGAAGGCAGGGCTCCTCAGTGTAGGCGCGGCCTGGTTCGACTTTGATAATGATGGCCTGCTAGACCTGATCGTTTCCAATTACACGCTTTGGGACCCTCATTTGGACAAACCTTGCTTCCGTGTAGCTTCGGGGGACACCGCCGAGGCCAAAGCGGGCAGCAAGATCGTCGAGTCCTACTGCAGCCCTCGGGACGTGGTCAGTGTTTCGCCCAGTCTGTATCGCAATCTTGGCAACGGCCATTTTGAGAATGTCACGGAGACGTCTGGAATAGGGAGCGTGCTCGGAAAAGGTATGGGGATATCTATCGCCGATTTCAACGGAGACGGCCTGATGGATATCTTCATGGCAAACGATACGGAGAGGAATTTCCTCTTTATCAATCAAGGTGGAGGCAAATTTAGAGAACAAGCCCTTCTTTATGGCGTGGCATACAACGAGGGGGGGTCTTCCGTCTCCGGAATGGGAAGCGACGCAAAGGATTATGACAATGACGGGCTGCCGGACGTTGCATACAACGATCTCGCTGGCCAAATCTTCGGCCTCTTCAAAAACAACCAGGGTCACTATTTCGACGATTCGGCGCGAAAGTCCAATATTGAGAATTTGAGCCGACCCATCGCTGGATGGAGCATGGGTTTCATCGACTATGACAACGACGGCTGGAAGGACATTTATTCGGCGAATGGAGATGTGGACAATCTCGGACCCAACGCAAAGCAGCACGATTCAATGTTCAGGAACCTGAATGGCAAATACTTTGTAGATGCGACCACCGAGATGGGCCAGGATTTTCTTTTCACGGGCTTCCAGCGCGGTGCGGCCTTCGGTGATCTCAACAATGACGGGTACCCGGACATCGTGGTCACTTCGCTTGGACAAAAGCCGCGCATCCTGATCAACCGCGCTTTGAGCGGAAACCACTGGCTGCTCTTCGATTTGCGCGGGACCATTAGCAATCGTGACGCGATCGGTGCCC includes these proteins:
- a CDS encoding tetratricopeptide repeat protein, which encodes MRTLLPHHFHFALLFATGAAFVGLVLVPCIAAEQGPPTARKATSNSSDVHLLVGKQFGAQGKWKEAEVELRTFKNEYPDSVEAVVLHGEALVEINQPFDAALELQEFLQQNPDSLRAHELYAVLAAGPLRDVNLAIRELEICVKLAPKDFQAWESLGDAYLDQAKTEQAVHAYGEAVRFRPDDPISSASLAHAYAEGGDVTKAAEEFRRANALTNHPGRPAKSIATVEYLWGKYLAEQGEGAEGVAELTKALEFNPKSADAYYWRARAYEKMNDRDHAIGDALKAIELSPGSKEAALFLITQYRKAGDMQNAQKYADLAQRITDTEQAQQTFGRGLRDTLDKAEPLLRQGEFAEAIPLYESIAQHLPTFYEAYFDLGTCYAQTGRLNDAEIALRKYLSFQPVSADGHAALGLVLAEQIKNEGAIAEFSQAIQIDPTLVEARKALANEYLQQGDPKAAVGVLLAVKNVPDAEVETMLAIALGKTGDYSSALVAVNRALAIDPASAQVQQLKQELLSESTGARQH
- a CDS encoding CRTAC1 family protein, coding for MAGLLLVAATTRSQEKRAGKAQFLNVTKSAGITFVHTKGKPGAPMILAEMAPGVCVGDFDGDGWPDFYIVNGGDLGVRGSRDSNALYHNNGDGTFTDLTTKAGVPGTSYGLGCVWGDYDNDGHPDLYVSQYGEDILYHNNGNGTFTDVTVKAGVGATELGTSFHSGATFFDYDRDGLLDLYVGGYVTFGTDSPQSCIIYGITTSCAPSAYNGSANALYHNNGDGTFTNVTKESGLFTSNGKNLSVGAADYDNDGWPDLFVANDGQSANLYHNERNGSFKDIGLLAGMAVGGQGGIMAGMCISLGDYDNDGWLDLYISDWQGSSDHLWKNDGKGGFDEMSHEAGITRATLDHLSFGGGFLDYDNDGLLDLFIANGHVFPGIERSFPRIHYKQTNTLLHNEGKMGFIDMSSSQGQDWQIPNSGRGAAFADFDNSGNLNILVGNGGAAPSLWRNQGRNGNHFINIKLIGTKSNRDAIGARVRIEVGGVSLIQEVEGGGSYLSQSDLRLHFGLGAAREVQAVQVMWPSGAHQEFNHMTADKFYLIEEGQEEVKLQYFAGHHDGTGFESSISRDTKFKKVP
- a CDS encoding CRTAC1 family protein; translated protein: MSGQQSVGGGWFLDVAPRSTFSYKTNNDYTGRKYFPQPMCGGVAIFDYDNDGRMDIFLTNGAKLPELQKVGTTYDNALLRNNGDGTFEDVTVKAGLKGAETGYSFGVAAGDYDNDGREDLFVASAGRNTLYHNNGDGTFSDVTANSGLDDKKAGLLSVGAAWFDFDNDGLLDLIVSNYTLWDPHLDKPCFRVASGDTAEAKAGSKIVESYCSPRDVVSVSPSLYRNLGNGHFENVTETSGIGSVLGKGMGISIADFNGDGLMDIFMANDTERNFLFINQGGGKFREQALLYGVAYNEGGSSVSGMGSDAKDYDNDGLPDVAYNDLAGQIFGLFKNNQGHYFDDSARKSNIENLSRPIAGWSMGFIDYDNDGWKDIYSANGDVDNLGPNAKQHDSMFRNLNGKYFVDATTEMGQDFLFTGFQRGAAFGDLNNDGYPDIVVTSLGQKPRILINRALSGNHWLLFDLRGTISNRDAIGAQVKVTTAAGQKLFNHVATSVGFMSSSDRRVPFGLGKETSASSVEIRWPSGLVQKLGPTAADQIVKVIEPMPEGKPHP